TTATAGCAGACATAGAGCTCATCAAAGAGCTCATTCTGATACATCTCAATGGTCTTGCTAATGATTTTACGAACCTCATCAAAGCTAGGCTGATCTGCTAGACCTCGCAGCTCATAAACCGGCTGAATGCCACGAGCTCGGAAGAAATCGGCACCGACACTTCCGATACAGATGACTTCAAAGTCCTCTCCTGTCGGATGGTACTCAGCTTTCAGCTCCATCAAAGCTTTGAGAATGGTCGCATTATAGCCACCTACCAGACCTCGGTCAGAAGTGATGACGATATAGGCTGATTTCTTGACTGGCCGACTGATTAGCATTGAGTGGTGACGGGCATTTTCTGCCTCGTGGCCATGCAGCATATCCGTAACCAACTTACGCACTTTCTGGGCATAGACCTGAAAGTTTTTAGCTGCTTCCTCAGACTTTCCCAACTTAGCAGCAGAAACCATCTGCATGGCATTAGTGATTTGACTAGTGTTTTTCGTGGATGCAATTTTATTTTTAATATCATTTAATGAAACTGCCATCTGACACCTCGATTCTTATTTGAAGCTAGACTGGTCTATAAACTCAGTAATGGCAGCATCCAAGACTTCCTCACTTGGAAGGTCTTTCGTTGTCCGAATGGTTTCATAAATGCTTTCTTGATGTGCATCAAAGTAGGCAAATAGTTCTGACTCAAAGCGCAAAATATCATCTACTGGCACACTGTCTAAGAAACCATGGGTCAAAGCATAGAGAATCACGACCTGCTTTTCAACCGGCAGCGGCTCATGAATCGGCTGCTTCAAGACTTCTACAGTTCTGCGGCCACGATTGAGCTTGGCCTGCGTTGCCGCATCCAAATCACTACCAAACTTAGTAAAGGCCTCGAGCTCCCGATAAGAAGCCAAATCGATACGCAGGGTTCCAGCTACTTTCTTCATAGCCTTGATTTGGGCTGAGCCCCCAACCCTTGATACAGAAGAACCTGCATCAATGGCCGGACGTACCCCAGCATTGAACAAGCTGTCGCTGAGGAAAATTTGTCCATCAGTGATTGAAATCACGTTGGTCGCGATATAAGCCGAAATGTCTCCTGCCTGCGTTTCAATAAATGGCAGAGCTGTAATCGAACCTCCGCCCAGCTCATCAGAAACCTTGGCTGAACGCTCCAAGAGACGGCTATGTAGATAGAAAACATCCCCTGGAAAGGCCTCACGGCCTGGCGGACGACGAAGCAAGAGGGACAATTCACGATAGGCTACCGCTTGTTTAGACAGATCATCATAGACAATCAAAACATGCTTGCCATTGTACATGAACTCTTCTGCCATCGCCACACCAGCATAAGGCGCTAGGAAAAGCAAAGGCGACGGCTGTGAAGCAGAGGCTGTCACGACAATCGTATAGTCCAAAGCACCATACTGACGCAGCGTTTCTACTTGCGTACGGACTGTAGATTCTTTCTGACCAATCGCCACATAGATACAAATCATATCCTGACCTTTCTGGTTCAGGATGGCATCAATGGCAATGGTCGTCTTCCCAGTCTGACGGTCCCCGATAATCAGCTCCCGCTGGCCGCGGCCAATTGGAACCAAGGCATCAATAGCCTTGAGACCTGTCTGCAAAGGCTCAGATACTGACTTACGCTGCATGACACCCGGAGCTGGTGTTTCAACCGGACGTGTCTTGTCCGTGACAATGTCACCCAGTCCATCAACAGGACGACCCAGCGGATCAACAACCCGCCCAATCAAGGCCTCGCCCACAGGAACTTCCATGATTTTGCCAGTCCGGCGAATGGTATCTCCCTCACGAATGTCTGTAAAGTCTCCCAAGATGATAATCCCAACATCGGTTGACTCTAAATTTTGCGCCATACCATAAGAGCCATTTTCAAAGATTAAGAGCTCTCCGCTCATAGCATTATCCAGACCATGAGCGCGCGCAATTCCATCACCAATATAAGTGACGACCCCTGTTTCTGTGACGTCAAAATTTGGCTGGAAATTTTCAATTTGTTGCTTAATTAAAGCGCTGATTTCTTGTGCGTTAATCGCCAAAATTCACACCACTTTCTATTTCAATTTTTCTTTAACGACTTGCAATTGACGTTTTATGCTTGCATCAATTGTTTTGTTATTGGCAGAGATGACAAAGCCGCCAATCAAGCTGCTGTCCAATTCTTCCTTGAGCGAGCGAACCTTTAGGCCCATTTTCTGCTCAATAATCGGCCGAATCTTCTCCTTCTGACTGGCTGTCAAAGGCTGAACAGAGCGCAGCGTCACCTCAAACTCATTGCTGATCTTTTCAAGCTGGTGCTGACTCTCCAGCACAATCTCATAAAAGAGGTCTTCACGATGATTGAGAATGACAATTTCAATCAGATTATCAAGCAATTGCGAACCAGAGTTTTGAAAGAGTCTCAGACTCTTTTCTTTCTCGCGGTCACTGATGCCGATATGTGACAAAAAGTCAGCAAGACCGGTCTCCGCGAAAACAGCCTTAATCTGACTCAGTTTTTCAAAAACATCTTCTTGCTGACCTTTTTCAAAGACCGTCTGAACAAAAGGCAAAGCATATTTCTCAATGATTGCGTATTGCTTCTTATCCATCAGGCATCTCCTAACTGTTTGATATAGCGGTCAATGAGCTCGCTCTGAGCTTCCTTATCCAGCTCCTGACTCAAAATCTTACTAGCCAGAGTCACTGTCAAGTCAGCCACTTCTCCTTTGATGCTGCTCATAGCCTCTGCCTTATTTTGGGCAATTTCCTGATTGGCTTTAGCCTTCAGACGCCCTGCTTCTTCTGCTGCATCAGCTAGGATTCCAGCCTTGTTCTTTTCAGCTGTCTCCTTAGCTGTCTCAACAATAGCAACGGCTTCCGCACGACTTCCTGCCAGAGCTTCCTCGCGCTTTTGCGCCAAGTCTTCTGCCTTCTTACGAGCAGCTTCTGCACCATCAATATCGTCTGAAATCTTTTGAGCACGCTGGTCTAAAATCCCGACAATATTGCCCCAAGCAAACTTCTTAATGAGAAATACTAAAAGAAGAAAAGAGCCGGCAATCAGGATAAAGTTGCCAATAATTTCACCTATGGTTATGTTCATCTTATCTATCCTTTCTTTTTATTCTTCCCCACCATTAATCTTTTTACCAAGATACATAGATGTTAGCATGGTAAAAACATAGGCTTGGATACAGGAAATAAAGATGGAAAAACCAGTCCAAACCATGTTCATAATAAAGGCAATTGGATACCAAAATGCTGCTTGATTTGCCCACATGAGGAGCAAACCAGCCAGTACCTCACCTGCAAAAATGTTTCCATAAATCCGCAAAGCTAAGGAAGCAAAATTAGTGAACTCTTCCAAGATATTCATGGGTGTCATGATACCCGGAGTCACAAAACCTTTTAGATATCCTTTTATCCCTTGACGTCGGACTCCTTCCACATGACAGAAAATTGTCACCAAAAGAGAGAATCCCAAGTCAAAAGCGAGATTAGCTGTTGGCGATGTCCAGAGATTAAAGCCATTGGTTGTCTGAACCTTGGCCATCAATCCCAAGTTATTAGCCACCACTACGAAAAGAAAGAGGGAGAATAGAAAGAGCGAATAATTCTTCATATAATGCTCGCCAATATTTCCCTTGGTAAAATCCATGACAAAGTCATAGACATATTCCAGAGCATTCTGCTTTGGTGACGGCTTAATCGTCATCTTTCGACTTGCCCAATAAACAAATCCAAAAGTTACAAGCACCGTCAGCAGGGTCATGGCCAGCAGGGTCAAATCAAAGGTCACAGGACCGACATTGATAGTTGGATTGATACTTTCTTCCAACAGATGACACCCCCTTTTCTAAAGAGAATTCTTTCTTATTTGATAACAAAAGCCATAGCCAGCGTTACAAAGAAAGTACCTTCGACAAAGGCAATTCCCAAGATTAGGAGGCTTCTCAATTGACCGATAATTTCTGGCTGACGAGACGCTGCCTTAAATAAATTACTCATAATCAAACCTTCAGCAATTGATACGCCAAAGCAGGCAAAACAAAGTCCTAAAAATGTTAAATTCATGATGACTTCTCCTTAATATTTTTTAAATTACTTCCTTAGTTTACTCCTAAAATATCGAATAGTCAATCTTTTACACAATTGTAAGCGTTTTTTGTTTTTTTCTTTTGTTATATAAAATTTTTTACCAAAATCAATTAAATAATTATCAACATACAAACTATTCTGCTATATAAATAAGAAGAAACTGTCTAGAATTTTACTTATTTCCTATATTTTTAACAGAAAAAAGAGCAAAATGGTTATTTGCTCTTGATTTTTCTATGATTATGGATGGCTGATAATCAGCTGCAAATCTCCAGACAAGGTCCATTCAGTGACGTCGCTTGGCAGGATGAAATGGTCCCCTTTTTCGAGCGGGTAAACAGCTCCATCAACTTCTAGCTCACCAACACCTTCCAAGACACTGACCAAGCTATAGTCCGCTGTCTTTTTAAAATTAACTGAACCGGCAATATCCCACTTGTAAACAGCAAAGAAGTCATTGGCCACCAAAAGAGTAGAAGTCAAACTATCTGCCTGAATGGTAACAGGATGGCTATTAGCAGGCTCACCGATAGTCAGAACATCAATTGACTGCTCCAAATGCAACTCACGAAGATTGCCAGCATCGTCCTTGCGATCAAAGTCATAGACACGGTAGGTTGTGTCACTGGACTGCTGAGTCTCCAAAATCAGAATACCTGAGCCTATGGCATGCATGGTGCCGCTTGGTACATAGAAGAAATCACCAGCTTTTACTGGGATTTTGGTCAGGAGATGGTCCCAGTCCTTGCTCTCAATCTGCTGGCGCAGCTCTTCCTTGCTCTTGGCATTGTGACCATAGATAATCTCTGCTCCTTCGTCTGCAGCAATGACATACCAGCATTCAGTCTTACCAAGCTCCCCTTCGTGCTCTAGTCCATAGGCATCATCAGGATGGACCTGAACACTGAGCCAGTCATTAGCATCTAAAATCTTCGTCAAAAGCGGAAAGACAGGTTCTGGACGATCGCCAAAAAGCTCCCGGTGTTCGGCATAGAGCGCATCTAACTTCTGACCGGCAAAGCGTCCGTTCTTGACGATTGACACACCATTAGGATGAGCCGAAATAGCCCAGTACTCCCCTACATGGTCGCTGGGAATCTCATAGCCAAAGACATCGCGCAGCTTGGTGCCGCCCCAAATCTTCTCCTGCATCACAGACTGTAGAAATAATGGTTCTGACATAGTATTCTCCTTAAATATTTTTCACATCCAGCAAGGAATAATCCTTGATGTCGAAACGGTTGTTACTGCTTCTATTATAATATAGCTGTAAGTCCTTTGTCTACTCTCTGCTGAAATCAAGCCTTTTATAGTAAAAAAAGTAAAGCTCCCCAGCAAATGCCGCAAAGATAGCCGACTAGCACATCCTTTGGATAGTGCACTCCGCCAATCACACGCACTACGGCCAGCCCTGCTGAAAGCAAGAGGCAGATAAGTCCCGGCAGCCAGAAAAAGTAGAGTAGACACATGGAAATAACAGTCGCCGAAAAAACATGGCGGCTGGGCATGGACTTGCCTGATGTATCCTTGGCCAGCAAGGGCTGAATACCCCATTTTTCATAAGGGCGTGCTTGATTCAGTCGTTTGCGAATAGCTGACAACAGGCCAAATCCAATGGCTGGTAAGAAGAAAAAAGTAAGCAATCCTTTCCAGCCTTCCGTCAGAAAGGCACTGATTAGAACGAGACCATAAACAATAGGTATGAAGAGGGTCATTCCCCTATTGAAGTAAACCAACCCTTTCAGCCACTGAGGGCGACTGCGAAAGGGAGTCATTAATTGTTGATAAAAAATCGTGTAGTCTTTCATGCTTGCTTACCCTGCTTTTCTAAAAGTTGGACTCTCATACTTTCTCTACTATAGCATATTTCTAGACAAGATGGTAGATAGATAGCAAAAGAGACTGAGACCCCAGCCCCAATCTCTTATTGTTCATGTTTTCTGAAGAGTATTATTTCTCCAAGCTCCAGATTTCCTTGGCATATTGTTCAATGGTATCATCTGAAGTAAACTTGTCTGATGTAGCAATGTTAATCAAGCTCATGCGAGCCCATTTTTCTTTGTCACGATAGAGAGCATCAATCTTCTCTTGAGCTTCCACATAGGCATGAAAGTCTTCCAAGAGGAAGTATTCATCATTGTGGGTGATGAGGGCTTCGTAGATTTCAGAGCCTTCTTCACGAACGTTTGGAATGGTACCGTTGACAAAGGTATCCACCACCCGGCGAATGTCAGGATTGCTTTCATAGACACCGCGTGAGTAGTAATCATGGCGGGCATAATGCTCATAAACTTGGTCCTTGTCCATCCCGAAGATGACAATGTTGTCATCACCGACCTCGTCCTTGATTTCGATATTGGCTCCGTCCAGTGTAGCTAGGGTAATGGCACCTGTCATCATGAACTTCATGTTGGAAGTACCAGAAGCTTCCTTGGAAGCCAGAGAAATCTGCTCAGATACATCTGCTGCTGGAATGATGAGCTCAGCCAAGCTGACGCGGTAGTTTTCTAGGAAAACAACCTTGAGTTTGCCTTGCAGGCTTTCATCCTTGTTAACCAGATTGGCTACTTCATTGATCAGCTTGATAACAGACTTGGCAAAGTGGTAGCCTGGAGCAGCCTTGGCACCGAAGATAAAGACGCGCGGCACCATATCCTTATCAGGATTGTCCTTGAGATCCCAGTAAAGCTTGATGATATGAAGCAGGTTGAGCAGCTGCCGCTTGTAGGCGTGGAGGCGTTTCACCTGCACATCAAAGATGGCTTCAGTCGAGACTTCTACTCCTGTTGATTCCTTGATGAAGTCAGCCAGACGGGCCTTGGCTTCTTGTTTGACCCGATAAAAATCGCCCAGCACTTGCTGATCATCCTTAAATTCCAAAAGCTTGCGCAGCTCATGGATATCACTTCTCCAGCCCTTACCAATCAGCTTATCAATCTCAGCCGATAAAGGTTCATCCGCAATCTGCAGCCAGCGGCGTTGGACAATGCCATTGGTCTTGTTGTTAAACTTCTCTGGGTAAATGCTGTAAAAATCACGCAAGGTGTCTTCTTTAAGCAGTTCGGTGTGGAGTTTGGCAACACCATTGATTGAATGACCACCAATGATAGCCAAGTGGGCCATGTGGATTTGATTATCTTTGACAATCCGAGTGTTTTCGATGACTTGCGGATCAAGGCCACGCCCAGCCATTTCAGCTACATAGCGGTTGTCGATTTCTAGGATAATCTGATAAACCCGCGGCAGGACATTCTTAAAGAGCTCTGCATCCCATTTTTCCAAGGCTTCAGACAGAATGGTATGGTTAGTGTAGCTCATGGTTTTAACTGTAGCATTCCAAGCATCTGCCCATTCCAAATCGTACTCATCCATCAAGAGACGCATAAACTCAGCCGGTGCAACCGCTGGGTGGGTATCGTTGATATGGACAGATACCTTCTCATGAATATCCTTGAGCGGGCGACCTTGCTTGAGGTAGGATTTGATAATGGTCTGCAGACCTGCACTGGTCATGAAGTATTCCTGGATCAAGCGCAGCTCTTTTCCTTCGTAGCTAGAGTCGTCTGGATAGAGAATAGCAGTGATGTCTTGCACCCGGCGACGAGCTTCAATGGTCGGATAGTCCAGTTCATGCTCTTCTGGAATTTCAACATCCCAAAGACGGAGATTGTTAACATTGTCATTGCCAAAGCCAATCTGCGGCACATCGTAAGGAACGGCCCGTAAGATTTTGGAATTCTCATAAAGAGGCACAATCCGGCCCTTTTCATTAGCATGGAGGGAAACATTTCCGAAGATTTTAACATCAACAATATCATGGTCCTTGCGAGTT
This window of the Streptococcus sanguinis genome carries:
- a CDS encoding F0F1 ATP synthase subunit gamma, with protein sequence MAVSLNDIKNKIASTKNTSQITNAMQMVSAAKLGKSEEAAKNFQVYAQKVRKLVTDMLHGHEAENARHHSMLISRPVKKSAYIVITSDRGLVGGYNATILKALMELKAEYHPTGEDFEVICIGSVGADFFRARGIQPVYELRGLADQPSFDEVRKIISKTIEMYQNELFDELYVCYNHHVNSLTSQMRVEQMLPIIDLDPNEADEDYTLNLELESSRDSILDQLLPQFAESMIYGAIIDAKTAENAAGMTAMQTATDNAKKVISDLTIQYNRARQAAITQEITEIVAGASALE
- the atpA gene encoding F0F1 ATP synthase subunit alpha is translated as MAINAQEISALIKQQIENFQPNFDVTETGVVTYIGDGIARAHGLDNAMSGELLIFENGSYGMAQNLESTDVGIIILGDFTDIREGDTIRRTGKIMEVPVGEALIGRVVDPLGRPVDGLGDIVTDKTRPVETPAPGVMQRKSVSEPLQTGLKAIDALVPIGRGQRELIIGDRQTGKTTIAIDAILNQKGQDMICIYVAIGQKESTVRTQVETLRQYGALDYTIVVTASASQPSPLLFLAPYAGVAMAEEFMYNGKHVLIVYDDLSKQAVAYRELSLLLRRPPGREAFPGDVFYLHSRLLERSAKVSDELGGGSITALPFIETQAGDISAYIATNVISITDGQIFLSDSLFNAGVRPAIDAGSSVSRVGGSAQIKAMKKVAGTLRIDLASYRELEAFTKFGSDLDAATQAKLNRGRRTVEVLKQPIHEPLPVEKQVVILYALTHGFLDSVPVDDILRFESELFAYFDAHQESIYETIRTTKDLPSEEVLDAAITEFIDQSSFK
- a CDS encoding F0F1 ATP synthase subunit delta yields the protein MDKKQYAIIEKYALPFVQTVFEKGQQEDVFEKLSQIKAVFAETGLADFLSHIGISDREKEKSLRLFQNSGSQLLDNLIEIVILNHREDLFYEIVLESQHQLEKISNEFEVTLRSVQPLTASQKEKIRPIIEQKMGLKVRSLKEELDSSLIGGFVISANNKTIDASIKRQLQVVKEKLK
- the atpF gene encoding F0F1 ATP synthase subunit B; its protein translation is MNITIGEIIGNFILIAGSFLLLVFLIKKFAWGNIVGILDQRAQKISDDIDGAEAARKKAEDLAQKREEALAGSRAEAVAIVETAKETAEKNKAGILADAAEEAGRLKAKANQEIAQNKAEAMSSIKGEVADLTVTLASKILSQELDKEAQSELIDRYIKQLGDA
- the atpB gene encoding F0F1 ATP synthase subunit A, whose translation is MEESINPTINVGPVTFDLTLLAMTLLTVLVTFGFVYWASRKMTIKPSPKQNALEYVYDFVMDFTKGNIGEHYMKNYSLFLFSLFLFVVVANNLGLMAKVQTTNGFNLWTSPTANLAFDLGFSLLVTIFCHVEGVRRQGIKGYLKGFVTPGIMTPMNILEEFTNFASLALRIYGNIFAGEVLAGLLLMWANQAAFWYPIAFIMNMVWTGFSIFISCIQAYVFTMLTSMYLGKKINGGEE
- a CDS encoding F0F1 ATP synthase subunit C, with the protein product MNLTFLGLCFACFGVSIAEGLIMSNLFKAASRQPEIIGQLRSLLILGIAFVEGTFFVTLAMAFVIK
- the manA gene encoding mannose-6-phosphate isomerase, class I produces the protein MSEPLFLQSVMQEKIWGGTKLRDVFGYEIPSDHVGEYWAISAHPNGVSIVKNGRFAGQKLDALYAEHRELFGDRPEPVFPLLTKILDANDWLSVQVHPDDAYGLEHEGELGKTECWYVIAADEGAEIIYGHNAKSKEELRQQIESKDWDHLLTKIPVKAGDFFYVPSGTMHAIGSGILILETQQSSDTTYRVYDFDRKDDAGNLRELHLEQSIDVLTIGEPANSHPVTIQADSLTSTLLVANDFFAVYKWDIAGSVNFKKTADYSLVSVLEGVGELEVDGAVYPLEKGDHFILPSDVTEWTLSGDLQLIISHP
- a CDS encoding phosphatase PAP2 family protein, translating into MKDYTIFYQQLMTPFRSRPQWLKGLVYFNRGMTLFIPIVYGLVLISAFLTEGWKGLLTFFFLPAIGFGLLSAIRKRLNQARPYEKWGIQPLLAKDTSGKSMPSRHVFSATVISMCLLYFFWLPGLICLLLSAGLAVVRVIGGVHYPKDVLVGYLCGICWGALLFLL
- a CDS encoding glycogen/starch/alpha-glucan phosphorylase — its product is MELTKESFIRDFKDILHERQLIKVADATSVELFQALASTVRKYITPLWLERRNQLIEQQQKTAYYFSIEFLPGRMLETNLLNLGILDTVKEGFAELGVDFEDVKNAEYDMALGNGGLGRLAAAFMDSLATTGYPGFGNGIRYRYGLFKQRIVDGYQVEIPDDWFGSLGNVWETRKDHDIVDVKIFGNVSLHANEKGRIVPLYENSKILRAVPYDVPQIGFGNDNVNNLRLWDVEIPEEHELDYPTIEARRRVQDITAILYPDDSSYEGKELRLIQEYFMTSAGLQTIIKSYLKQGRPLKDIHEKVSVHINDTHPAVAPAEFMRLLMDEYDLEWADAWNATVKTMSYTNHTILSEALEKWDAELFKNVLPRVYQIILEIDNRYVAEMAGRGLDPQVIENTRIVKDNQIHMAHLAIIGGHSINGVAKLHTELLKEDTLRDFYSIYPEKFNNKTNGIVQRRWLQIADEPLSAEIDKLIGKGWRSDIHELRKLLEFKDDQQVLGDFYRVKQEAKARLADFIKESTGVEVSTEAIFDVQVKRLHAYKRQLLNLLHIIKLYWDLKDNPDKDMVPRVFIFGAKAAPGYHFAKSVIKLINEVANLVNKDESLQGKLKVVFLENYRVSLAELIIPAADVSEQISLASKEASGTSNMKFMMTGAITLATLDGANIEIKDEVGDDNIVIFGMDKDQVYEHYARHDYYSRGVYESNPDIRRVVDTFVNGTIPNVREEGSEIYEALITHNDEYFLLEDFHAYVEAQEKIDALYRDKEKWARMSLINIATSDKFTSDDTIEQYAKEIWSLEK